A region from the Silene latifolia isolate original U9 population chromosome 7, ASM4854445v1, whole genome shotgun sequence genome encodes:
- the LOC141590526 gene encoding uncharacterized protein LOC141590526: MPNVAWEKVCCDKKYGGLGIVHCRKWNLAMLGKFVWWLVSKADHMWIKWVNHIYIKGQDWLSYNPHVHSSWSWRIIWKTKDKLKAGFCAGTWNEQHGYSVASGYQWLQGLQVRVNWSPLIWNKVNLPKHAFLGWIAVQQKLLTKDRLLKFEIITDGQCDVCLAHIEMHQQILYDCVFSAMCWSQLKTWLGINMPNSGILDWSIRWRCRSLMKKQIVFTAILAMVYHIWQARNLCRIELRLPKPEVILARVKVDIQLRGQCITWRTKFQQMPWAPWTSIV; this comes from the coding sequence ATGCCTAATGTTGCCTGGGAGAAAGTTTGTTGTGATAAGAAATATGGGGGTCTTGGAATTGTGCACTGCAGGAAGTGGAACTTGGCTATGTTGGGTAAGTTTGTATGGTGGTTGGTATCCAAGGCTGATCATATGTGGATCAAGTGGGTGAATCATATTTACATCAAGGGGCAGGACTGGCTCTCTTATAACCCACATGTTCATTCAAGCTGGTCTTGGCGTATAATTTGGAAGACAAAGGATAAATTGAAAGCAGGATTTTGTGCAGGGACCTGGAATGAGCAACATGGTTACTCAGTTGCTAGTGGTTACCAGTGGTTGCAAGGACTTCAGGTTAGGGTGAATTGGTCTCCTCTGATTTGGAATAAAGTTAATTTGCCTAAGCATGCTTTTCTTGGGTGGATTGCTGTTCAGCAGAAGCTACTGACCAAGGATAGGCTTCTTAAGTTTGAGATTATCACTGATGGTCAATGTGATGTGTGCCTGGCTCATATTGAGATGCACCAGCAGATTCTATATGACTGTGTGTTTAGTGCTATGTGCTGGAGTCAGCTGAAGACTTGGCTAGGGATCAACATGCCTAATTCTGGCATTCTGGACTGGAGTATACGTTGGAGATGCAGGTCATTGATGAAGAAACAAATTGTCTTTACTGCTATCCTTGCAATGGTGTACCATATATGGCAAGCACGGAATCTGTGCAGAATTGAACTTCGTCTACCTAAGCCTGAGGTGATTCTTGCTAGGGTGAAGGTTGATATTCAGTTGCGAGGGCAATGTATAACTTGGAGGACTAAGTTTCAACAGATGCCTTGGGCACCATGGACTAGTATTGTTTGA